From a region of the Lactuca sativa cultivar Salinas chromosome 4, Lsat_Salinas_v11, whole genome shotgun sequence genome:
- the LOC128133369 gene encoding uncharacterized protein LOC128133369 — MHSDNNLPTVEFINPIISAEILDRIEDPELYSLVNEFMIHGPCGGENMNCPCMVDKKCSKSFPKQLCNHSSFDQNGFPLYMRRNNGHFVEILGVKLDNRNVVPYNKYLLKRYQAHINVEWCNQGSSIKYLLKYTNKGPDRATVAVVPANNECENNDVVDEITEYYDCRYLSACEASCRIFKYDVQCRYPSVVRLPFHLPNQQQIVYGKDDHIDNVLDKPSVAASKFTSWMECNVIDSEAQILTYVEFPIKLVWILNGRFWKRRKVGKAIGRIHSVSPNLGEAYFLRILLNKVKGPTSFDDIRTVNGETHSSFRDVCYALGLLYDDKEYVDAIKEASHSGSGFYLRFLFATLLMCNKLSLGVDELKNLTLFEIEQILLRNNSTLKNFTKMPYPDVEYVSSSNNQLITKELDYDIPVIKINFDRMFLALTNEQRNIFLKITSVVKENKGDVFFVYGYGGTDKTFLWKTISAAIRSDGNIV; from the exons ATGCATTCTGACAACAATCTACCAACTGTTGAATTTATCAATCCGATAATTTCCGCCGAGATACTAGACAGAATTGAAGATCCTGAATTGTATTCACTTGTGAATGAGTTTATGATTCATGGTCCATGTGGAGGTGAAAATATGAATTGTCCATGCATGGTGGATAAAAAGTGCTCTAAAAGCTTTCCAAAACAATTATGTAATCATTCGTCTTTTGATCAAAATGGTTTTCCGTTATATATGCGAAGAAACAATGGTCATTTTGTAGAAATATTGGGTGTCAAGTTGGATAACAGAAATGTTGTTCCATACAACAAATATCTATTGAAAAGATATCAGGCACATATTAATGTTGAATGGTGTAATCAGGGATCTTCAATAAAGTATTTGCTTAAATACACAAATAAGGGTCCTGATAGAGCGACAGTTGCTGTTGTACCAGCCAACAATGAATGTGAAAATAACGATGTTGTCGATGAAATAACTGAATATTACGATTGTAGATATTTATCAGCATGTGAAGCATCATGTCGAATTTTTAAATATGATGTTCAGTGCAGATATCCTTCTGTGGTCAGACTACCTTTTCATCTTCCAAATCAACAACAGATTGTATATGGCAAAGACGATCATATTGACAATGTTCTGGACAAACCTTCTGTTGCTGCTTCAAAGTTCACATCTTGGATGGAATGTAATGTAATCGATAGTGAAGCACAAATACTTACATATGTTGAATTTCCTATAAAGTTAGTTTGGATATTAAATGGTCGGTTTTGGAAGCGAAGGAAAGTAGGAAAAGCCATTGGTAGAATTCATTCGGTTTCACCTAATCTAGGGGAAGCATATTTCTTAAGGATTCTTTTAAATAAAGTAAAAGGTCCGACGTCATTTGATGATATTCGCACGGTAAATGGTGAAACACATTCTTCTTTTAGAGATGTTTGTTATGCACTCGGGCTATTATATGACGACAAGGAATACGTTGATGCAATTAAAGAAGCAAGTCATTCTGGATCTGGTTTCTATCTACGCTTCTTATTTGCTACATTGTTAATGTGTAATA AATTATCACTCGGTGTAGATGAACTTAAGAACTTAACTTTGTTCGAAATAGAACAAATTTTACTTCGAAACAACTCCACTCTCAAAAACTTCACAAAGATGCCATACCCAGATGTTGAATATGTTTCttcttcaaacaatcaacttatcaCCAAGGAGCTAGATTACGACATTCCCGTTATAAAGATTAACTTTGATCGTATGTTTCTTGCATTAACAAATGAGCAACGTAACATTTTCCTTAAAATCACGAGTGTTGTTAAAGAAAATAAAGGAGATGTCTTCTTCGTTTATGGTTATGGTGGAACGGATAAAACTTTTTTATGGAAGACAATATCTGCAGCAATTAGATCTGATGGTAATATTGTTTAA